In Candidatus Manganitrophaceae bacterium, one DNA window encodes the following:
- the purD gene encoding phosphoribosylamine--glycine ligase, translating to MKILVVGGGGREHVLVWKIAQSPRVTHLYCAPGNAGMAPLAECVDIKADDVAGLLRFAKEKEIDLCVVGPEIPLSLGIVDQFEAAGRRIFGPRRAASEIETSKVFSKTLMEKYGIPTPAARVVSIEEAIQRVSTLPMPVVLKVEGLAAGKGVVVARTPEEAMEGLGRFKAMGPAASQIILEEYMEGLEVSFFVVTDGTVALPLAASHDHKQVLDGDHGPNTGGMGAVSPTPRLSDEIEAEIMSKVITPILQGLSSEGTPYQGVLYAGLMLSPEGIRVLEFNARWGDPEAQAILPRLKTDWLEVMQATLDHRLDEIKLEWKEAAATCVVLASEGYPGSYRKGEVISGLENIDLSDTFIFHAGTEREGARWLTRGGRVLGVTALGATLAESRQRAYQAIDQISFPGMHFRNDIGATAD from the coding sequence ATGAAAATACTTGTTGTGGGCGGCGGGGGGAGAGAGCATGTTTTGGTCTGGAAGATTGCTCAGAGCCCTCGTGTCACGCATCTCTATTGTGCCCCTGGAAATGCGGGGATGGCCCCTTTGGCGGAGTGCGTCGATATCAAGGCCGATGATGTCGCGGGCCTTCTTCGATTTGCGAAAGAGAAAGAGATTGACTTGTGCGTGGTGGGCCCGGAAATTCCCCTCTCCCTGGGGATCGTTGATCAGTTTGAAGCGGCGGGACGACGGATTTTCGGGCCGCGTCGGGCGGCATCTGAAATAGAAACGAGCAAGGTTTTTTCGAAAACACTGATGGAAAAATATGGTATTCCGACCCCCGCGGCCAGGGTGGTTTCAATCGAGGAAGCCATTCAAAGAGTGTCCACACTCCCGATGCCTGTGGTTTTGAAGGTGGAGGGCCTTGCTGCCGGAAAAGGAGTTGTAGTGGCCAGGACGCCGGAAGAGGCGATGGAAGGACTTGGGCGCTTTAAGGCGATGGGGCCGGCTGCTTCTCAAATCATTCTGGAGGAATATATGGAAGGGCTGGAGGTCTCTTTTTTTGTTGTGACAGATGGAACTGTGGCCCTTCCTCTGGCCGCTTCCCATGATCACAAGCAGGTATTGGATGGAGATCACGGACCAAACACCGGCGGTATGGGGGCAGTTTCTCCCACGCCAAGGCTGAGCGATGAGATTGAAGCGGAGATTATGTCGAAGGTGATCACGCCGATACTTCAGGGCCTTTCCAGCGAGGGAACCCCCTACCAGGGGGTTCTTTATGCGGGTCTGATGCTGAGCCCTGAGGGAATCAGGGTTCTGGAGTTTAATGCCCGTTGGGGAGACCCTGAGGCCCAGGCAATCCTGCCGCGGCTGAAAACAGACTGGCTTGAGGTGATGCAGGCGACGTTGGATCACCGCCTTGACGAGATAAAACTTGAGTGGAAGGAGGCGGCAGCGACCTGTGTGGTCTTGGCCTCTGAAGGCTATCCGGGTAGTTATCGCAAGGGAGAGGTGATTTCAGGCCTGGAGAATATTGATCTTTCTGATACTTTTATTTTCCACGCGGGAACGGAGCGGGAAGGAGCGCGCTGGCTTACGAGGGGCGGGCGAGTCCTTGGGGTCACGGCCCTGGGCGCGACCCTTGCTGAATCCCGCCAGAGAGCCTATCAGGCAATTGATCAGATTTCTTTTCCGGGGATGCACTTTCGGAACGATATCGGTGCCACGGCGGACTGA
- a CDS encoding threonylcarbamoyl-AMP synthase codes for MKKRIPIDPGSPDPKILATLGRVIRKGGVVAFPTDTYYGLAVNPFDTDALVRLFEMKGRDRSNPILLLVSSVEMLQPLVAEILPLAKKAMARFWPGPLTLVFKGARELPDLLMGGTGKIGIRIPDARLAILLIEAVGLPITATSANLSGRNNPGSAADVEAMLSPDIRKIKNVLHILDGGLCGLTLPSTVLDVSESDPRVLREGAISRQRLREGLGILV; via the coding sequence ATGAAAAAGCGGATACCGATTGATCCAGGTAGTCCCGATCCCAAAATTCTTGCCACTCTTGGCAGGGTGATCCGGAAGGGGGGTGTCGTTGCCTTTCCGACAGACACCTACTATGGTCTGGCCGTCAACCCCTTTGATACGGACGCACTTGTCCGGCTTTTTGAGATGAAGGGCCGGGATCGTTCAAATCCGATTCTCCTTCTGGTTTCATCAGTAGAAATGCTACAACCTCTGGTGGCGGAAATACTCCCGCTTGCAAAGAAGGCAATGGCGCGGTTCTGGCCCGGACCGCTGACGCTCGTGTTTAAAGGGGCGAGAGAACTGCCGGATCTTTTGATGGGAGGGACCGGGAAAATCGGCATCCGCATTCCTGACGCGAGGCTGGCGATCCTTTTGATCGAAGCGGTCGGTCTTCCAATCACAGCGACGAGTGCTAACCTTTCAGGAAGAAATAACCCGGGGTCTGCCGCAGATGTTGAGGCGATGTTGTCACCGGATATCAGGAAGATAAAAAATGTTCTGCACATCCTGGATGGCGGTCTATGTGGCCTGACGCTGCCATCCACAGTGCTGGATGTGTCGGAATCTGATCCCAGGGTCTTGAGGGAGGGGGCGATCTCAAGGCAAAGATTGAGAGAGGGTTTGGGTATTCTGGTCTGA
- a CDS encoding pyridoxal phosphate-dependent aminotransferase → MKLANRISKIKPSPTMAMAARARALIGQGIDIVNLGLGEPDFQTPEPASGAGIDAIRSGYTKYTPPSGSLELKEVIRQKFKIDNELDYANNEIIVSCGAKHSLYNIAQVLFEKGDEVIIPAPYWVSYPDQVLLNDAIPVIVETKEENGFLMTPDQLKDAMSPKTKGIIFNSPSNPTGATYTEKHYEAFADLLLNSPLWIISDEIYEKFLYDGISHTSIASLSPDLKSKTIVVNGISKAYAMTGWRIGYAAGPEEVVRAMGTVQSQSTSNPTSISQKAAIAALKEGAPFIQTMIEIFHQRRRFMVDRLNRIPGIRCPRPAGSFYLFPNIQEILGKKYKGSEILSSVDLATFLLEEGGVTTIPGVAFGAEGYLRISYAAPEDVLAKGLEKIDQAIRLLS, encoded by the coding sequence ATGAAACTCGCAAACCGGATCAGTAAAATAAAACCCTCTCCGACGATGGCCATGGCCGCCAGAGCGAGAGCTTTGATCGGACAGGGAATCGATATTGTGAATCTGGGTCTTGGAGAGCCTGATTTCCAAACCCCTGAGCCTGCATCCGGGGCCGGAATCGATGCGATCCGGTCGGGTTATACAAAGTACACCCCTCCTTCAGGAAGCCTTGAACTGAAAGAGGTTATCCGCCAAAAATTTAAAATAGATAACGAGCTGGATTACGCCAACAATGAAATTATTGTCTCCTGTGGCGCAAAACACAGCTTGTACAACATCGCGCAGGTCCTTTTTGAAAAGGGAGACGAGGTCATTATTCCTGCGCCCTACTGGGTGTCCTATCCGGATCAGGTTCTCCTGAATGACGCAATTCCCGTCATCGTCGAGACGAAGGAAGAAAATGGCTTCTTGATGACACCGGATCAATTGAAAGATGCGATGTCTCCGAAGACAAAGGGGATAATCTTTAACTCGCCCTCCAATCCGACCGGCGCAACTTATACCGAAAAACACTACGAGGCCTTTGCCGACCTTCTTTTAAACAGCCCTTTGTGGATTATCTCTGATGAAATCTATGAAAAATTTCTCTATGACGGAATAAGCCACACAAGTATCGCTTCCTTAAGTCCCGACTTAAAGAGTAAAACGATCGTGGTCAATGGCATCTCCAAGGCCTACGCGATGACAGGGTGGCGAATCGGCTACGCCGCCGGACCGGAAGAGGTTGTCCGTGCAATGGGGACGGTGCAGAGTCAAAGCACATCCAATCCGACATCGATCTCCCAAAAAGCTGCCATAGCTGCCCTGAAGGAAGGGGCCCCCTTCATCCAAACGATGATTGAGATATTTCATCAAAGAAGGCGGTTTATGGTCGATCGCTTAAACCGGATTCCCGGGATACGATGTCCTCGTCCGGCAGGAAGTTTTTATCTTTTCCCAAATATACAAGAGATCCTCGGGAAAAAGTACAAAGGGAGTGAGATCCTCAGCTCTGTTGACCTGGCCACATTTCTCCTCGAAGAGGGAGGCGTCACCACCATACCCGGTGTGGCCTTCGGTGCCGAAGGATATTTGAGGATTTCTTACGCCGCCCCTGAGGATGTCCTGGCAAAAGGACTGGAAAAGATAGACCAGGCGATTCGTCTTTTATCTTAA
- a CDS encoding zinc ribbon domain-containing protein: MPIYEYECETCSKRIEILQKMSDPPLTSCDTCEGSVHRIVSPSGLIFKGSGFYINDYARKKKDGPSDAKGEKKAAAPVAEKKKKETPAKPKSKD; this comes from the coding sequence GTGCCGATTTATGAATATGAATGTGAGACCTGCAGTAAGCGTATTGAAATCTTACAAAAAATGTCAGACCCACCCTTAACCTCCTGCGACACCTGCGAGGGGAGCGTTCATCGAATCGTTTCCCCTTCCGGACTGATCTTCAAGGGAAGCGGGTTTTATATCAACGACTACGCCAGGAAGAAAAAAGACGGCCCTTCCGATGCAAAGGGAGAGAAAAAAGCGGCCGCTCCCGTTGCAGAAAAGAAAAAAAAAGAAACCCCCGCCAAACCAAAATCCAAAGACTAA
- a CDS encoding AAA family ATPase gives MEAPIDQQSNALCEAVLNGISDPVIVIREDYSLAYANKAARDKHGGDKSVDQKCYSLLHGLKTPCDPCACLEVFKAGKPYRVISKIATADGRTQAKEYSAYPILGENGKVCRVIEFVHDLPLIESPPVSGNGTSTVVGEEATSFCGMIGNSKKMRALFQLIRLVSPSNATILIYGESGTGKERVARALHWNSPRRYRPFVAIDCGALPETLLESELFGHVRGAFTGAIQNKKGLFAEAEGGTLFLDEIGDTSLVFQSKLLRALQEGESRPVGGNRSSKINVRMVAATNKSLKEAIAKKTFREDLYYRLAVMPIVIPPLRDRLDDIPLLVEHFIKKYTEQNRKGPMSLSAEAVGLLQGMPWTGNVRELENIIERGVLVSPTSEITPESLLIEEDGGPSPYAPSSSLFSSTREMLSKVERERIIDSLQRCKGNKSLAARSLGISRASLYNKLKRYQIPASI, from the coding sequence GTGGAAGCTCCGATAGATCAACAATCCAATGCCCTTTGCGAAGCGGTTCTGAATGGGATCTCTGATCCAGTTATAGTGATCAGAGAAGACTATAGCCTTGCGTATGCAAACAAGGCGGCCCGCGATAAGCACGGGGGCGATAAGTCCGTTGATCAGAAATGTTATTCCCTTCTGCACGGGTTGAAAACTCCCTGTGATCCATGCGCATGTCTGGAGGTTTTTAAAGCAGGGAAACCCTACCGCGTGATCAGCAAAATTGCAACGGCAGATGGGCGGACCCAGGCAAAAGAGTACAGCGCCTATCCCATTTTAGGGGAAAATGGGAAGGTGTGCCGGGTGATAGAATTCGTTCACGATCTCCCCCTGATCGAGAGTCCGCCTGTTTCTGGAAATGGCACCTCTACTGTTGTGGGTGAGGAGGCGACATCATTTTGTGGGATGATTGGAAACAGCAAGAAGATGCGAGCCCTTTTTCAGTTGATTCGTCTCGTCTCTCCCAGTAATGCAACGATCCTGATCTATGGAGAAAGCGGTACGGGTAAGGAAAGGGTCGCGCGCGCTCTCCATTGGAATAGCCCGCGTCGATACCGCCCTTTTGTCGCAATCGATTGCGGTGCCCTCCCTGAAACATTGTTGGAAAGTGAACTATTTGGTCATGTCAGGGGGGCCTTCACCGGGGCGATACAGAATAAGAAAGGCCTTTTTGCAGAGGCAGAAGGCGGGACACTCTTCCTGGATGAAATAGGCGACACCAGCCTGGTTTTCCAATCAAAGCTCCTTCGTGCCTTGCAAGAAGGTGAATCGCGTCCTGTTGGCGGAAATCGAAGTTCAAAAATAAATGTCCGGATGGTGGCTGCGACAAATAAGTCGCTAAAAGAGGCGATCGCGAAAAAAACATTTCGGGAAGATCTTTACTACCGCCTGGCCGTTATGCCCATCGTGATTCCACCGCTCCGTGATCGTCTGGATGATATCCCTCTTCTTGTCGAGCATTTTATTAAAAAATATACGGAACAAAATAGGAAAGGCCCGATGTCTCTTTCCGCGGAGGCAGTCGGTCTCTTGCAGGGTATGCCATGGACAGGAAATGTCCGGGAACTGGAGAATATTATCGAGCGAGGGGTTCTTGTTTCCCCGACTTCTGAGATTACACCAGAATCACTCCTGATCGAAGAGGATGGGGGGCCTTCCCCCTATGCCCCCTCGTCCTCTCTATTTAGTTCGACCCGAGAGATGCTTTCCAAGGTCGAGAGAGAGCGGATTATTGATTCTCTTCAAAGATGTAAAGGGAATAAATCCTTGGCCGCCCGGTCCTTGGGTATTTCCCGCGCAAGTTTGTACAACAAATTGAAACGGTATCAAATCCCGGCTTCGATTTAA
- the rsmD gene encoding 16S rRNA (guanine(966)-N(2))-methyltransferase RsmD: MMKGRKLVAPPGLNMRPTSDKVKGAIYNILSDRIIMASFLDLYAGSGSVGIEGLSRGARQVVFVDQDRRHLHYIRKNIPKGPFEGRYQIIQKSASDFLITTKQSFDFIFIDPPYVSEELEKILPRLIQGDIIAEDGEIIIEHHRKKPLPENIGAFLLIKEYKYGETLLSLYGRK; this comes from the coding sequence ATGATGAAAGGACGAAAGCTGGTCGCCCCCCCTGGACTTAACATGCGTCCAACTTCTGACAAGGTGAAAGGTGCCATTTACAACATCCTGTCCGATCGAATCATCATGGCTTCTTTCCTTGACCTTTATGCCGGGAGCGGTTCGGTCGGAATCGAGGGGCTGAGTCGGGGGGCACGCCAGGTTGTCTTTGTAGACCAGGACAGGAGACACCTCCATTACATTCGAAAGAATATCCCCAAGGGTCCATTTGAAGGGCGCTATCAGATCATTCAAAAATCTGCGTCAGATTTTTTAATAACGACGAAACAGTCCTTTGACTTTATTTTCATCGATCCTCCCTATGTAAGTGAGGAGCTTGAAAAGATATTGCCAAGGCTCATACAGGGTGATATCATAGCGGAAGATGGCGAAATAATCATTGAGCACCACCGAAAAAAGCCTCTTCCGGAGAATATAGGGGCTTTTCTTTTAATAAAAGAATATAAATACGGAGAGACCCTCCTTTCTTTATATGGCAGAAAATGA
- a CDS encoding cytochrome c, with product MSGKNTLLVLVIAAMTFVLNSEQIFAAGEKVKPLKPVPKSYAEKHMPRGWWTDSKIIKEGKVIFETTVLEYEFKRKTRTAKEGCATCHGIDPKKDRPKKRGSPDFRVRERVNRLSDSYWFWRVSEGVAKTRMPSWKEKLSEEEIWKVIAYQHTWSHGNKPAVHDHGEIEHSVEEG from the coding sequence ATGTCAGGAAAAAATACACTCCTTGTGCTTGTCATTGCGGCAATGACATTCGTGTTAAATTCGGAGCAGATTTTTGCTGCAGGTGAGAAGGTAAAACCTTTGAAGCCGGTCCCGAAGTCCTACGCAGAAAAACACATGCCCAGGGGCTGGTGGACAGACTCGAAGATCATCAAAGAAGGGAAGGTGATCTTTGAGACGACCGTTTTGGAGTATGAGTTTAAGAGAAAGACGAGAACGGCAAAAGAGGGTTGTGCAACCTGCCACGGGATTGATCCAAAAAAAGACCGCCCGAAGAAACGGGGTTCGCCTGATTTTCGTGTCCGTGAACGGGTCAACCGCCTCTCAGACAGTTACTGGTTCTGGAGGGTTTCTGAAGGGGTGGCGAAAACCCGTATGCCGTCCTGGAAGGAGAAGCTTTCTGAAGAAGAGATCTGGAAAGTGATCGCATATCAGCACACATGGTCGCATGGAAATAAACCGGCAGTTCATGATCATGGGGAAATTGAGCATTCCGTTGAAGAAGGATAA
- a CDS encoding CBS domain-containing protein, whose amino-acid sequence MRRIDFRVGGKSMTEVTASHVMERDVFSCGGETSCDDMAETLVKEGFGSLPIVEDDSTLIGLVSEYDILDALMKGKYLLKTPASEVMTQPVVSINESTPIKEVIALLQSRHLIRVPVVDHEGRLIGLVARRDIIGCYLETSLGPQPVF is encoded by the coding sequence ATGCGGCGAATAGATTTTCGTGTGGGTGGAAAAAGTATGACGGAGGTGACCGCCTCCCATGTCATGGAAAGAGATGTATTCTCCTGCGGGGGAGAGACCTCCTGTGATGACATGGCGGAAACGCTTGTTAAAGAGGGTTTCGGGAGTCTCCCGATTGTTGAGGATGATTCGACCTTGATCGGGCTTGTGAGCGAATACGACATTTTGGATGCCCTGATGAAGGGGAAATATCTACTCAAGACCCCTGCATCAGAGGTCATGACCCAACCTGTTGTATCTATTAATGAGTCAACCCCGATAAAAGAAGTGATCGCCCTCCTTCAGTCTCGTCACCTCATCCGTGTGCCCGTGGTCGACCATGAAGGGAGACTCATAGGACTTGTTGCTCGTAGGGATATTATTGGATGTTATCTAGAAACAAGCTTGGGTCCACAGCCGGTTTTTTAA
- a CDS encoding carbon starvation protein A gives MAVLIALTVLSLFYFLGYRGYSRILAEKVFHLSNKEQTPAHNPALRDDYDYIPTSKHILWGHHYTSIAGAAPIIGPAVAVIWGWFPALFWVVFGTIFIGSAHDFGALVLSARNDGRTMGDLAATIVTPRVRILFQIIIYFLVWIVLAVFAFAIGVLFHKYQASVIPVNFEIIVALIIGTLFHKKKGGIFIPSIIALISLYAMVAVGIAVPVSLEPLVGPGENPITAWAIILLIYAAIASLLPVWLLLQPRDYINSHQLIVGLVALVLGLIFLNPEMNAPAFNLHPVGAPPLFPVIFVTIACGAISGFHGLVASGTTSKQLDKMEDARFIGYGGMLGEGALALIATLAVAAGLPDWSSHYASWNASGINAIANFVTGAGTFLEALALPTDWAQAVVAVLAISFAATSMDTGARIQRLVVSELGAALNIPILKNRFIATLVAVGPAIPLVMAGPKVWVPLWLLFGTTNQLIGGMTLLVLVVYLYRAKRPVLHFAIPMVFLVTMTTGAMVYNIISWSRQLGVEGASSNLLTVLIGSAILILEIWMIVETVLILRKLRADRK, from the coding sequence ATGGCTGTTCTGATCGCTTTAACCGTACTGAGCCTTTTTTACTTTCTGGGTTACCGGGGCTACTCCCGTATTCTGGCAGAGAAGGTCTTCCACCTCTCAAATAAAGAGCAGACGCCGGCACACAACCCCGCCCTTCGGGATGACTACGACTACATCCCGACCAGCAAACACATCCTCTGGGGCCATCATTATACCTCGATTGCCGGAGCTGCCCCCATTATCGGGCCGGCGGTCGCCGTGATCTGGGGCTGGTTCCCCGCCCTCTTCTGGGTGGTATTTGGTACGATTTTCATCGGATCGGCACACGATTTTGGCGCCCTTGTTCTCTCGGCCCGAAATGATGGACGTACGATGGGAGACCTCGCCGCAACCATTGTCACACCGCGGGTTCGGATTCTTTTTCAGATCATTATCTATTTCCTGGTCTGGATTGTCCTGGCGGTCTTTGCCTTTGCCATCGGTGTTCTTTTCCACAAATACCAAGCCTCCGTCATCCCGGTTAATTTTGAAATTATTGTCGCCCTCATCATCGGGACTCTCTTTCACAAGAAAAAAGGCGGGATTTTTATCCCTTCTATTATTGCATTGATTTCCCTTTATGCCATGGTGGCCGTTGGGATCGCGGTCCCGGTTTCTCTGGAACCGCTTGTCGGTCCTGGAGAAAATCCGATCACCGCCTGGGCAATCATCCTCCTGATTTACGCAGCCATCGCGAGCCTCCTTCCGGTCTGGCTCCTTCTTCAGCCTCGTGATTATATCAATTCACATCAGTTGATTGTGGGGCTGGTTGCCCTAGTGCTGGGCTTGATTTTTTTAAACCCGGAAATGAATGCGCCTGCGTTCAACCTTCATCCGGTGGGAGCGCCACCCCTTTTCCCGGTCATCTTCGTCACGATTGCCTGTGGTGCGATCTCCGGATTTCACGGCCTGGTCGCAAGCGGAACAACCTCGAAACAGTTGGATAAGATGGAAGACGCCCGCTTCATCGGCTATGGTGGGATGTTGGGAGAGGGGGCGCTGGCACTCATTGCGACGCTGGCGGTCGCGGCCGGACTCCCCGACTGGTCGAGCCACTATGCCTCATGGAATGCCTCTGGGATCAATGCCATTGCCAACTTTGTGACGGGTGCGGGAACCTTTCTGGAGGCGCTGGCCCTCCCGACCGACTGGGCACAAGCGGTTGTTGCCGTCCTTGCCATTTCTTTTGCGGCAACCTCGATGGACACCGGCGCGCGGATTCAGCGGCTGGTTGTTTCCGAATTGGGAGCGGCCTTAAACATCCCGATTTTAAAAAACCGTTTTATCGCGACGCTGGTCGCGGTCGGCCCGGCAATTCCGCTTGTGATGGCCGGGCCGAAGGTCTGGGTTCCCCTCTGGCTCCTCTTCGGGACGACGAATCAACTCATCGGCGGTATGACCCTCCTGGTCCTTGTCGTCTACCTTTACCGGGCAAAGCGCCCAGTCCTCCATTTTGCCATCCCGATGGTTTTCCTGGTCACCATGACCACCGGCGCAATGGTTTACAATATTATCAGCTGGAGCAGACAACTCGGAGTGGAAGGCGCATCTTCCAATCTCCTGACGGTTTTGATTGGTTCGGCCATCCTGATCCTTGAAATCTGGATGATTGTTGAGACGGTTCTGATCCTCCGAAAACTCCGAGCTGATCGGAAATAA
- a CDS encoding CBS domain-containing protein — protein sequence MLCLYHGSVDAGDRFKKKPWGIQALGNHGERCVGDPANRKGEKSMQRLAFRVGGKSMTDMNADHTMERKVISYGKNAYCHELAEILFNRGFGSIPIVDHERILIGLVSEYDILNALMKGMDLRGTLAQEVMTQPAISVREDTPIADVITLLQSRHLIRVPVVDHEGKLSGIIARRDILKCYIKSRFGPLPGFRHNV from the coding sequence ATGCTCTGTTTATACCATGGTAGCGTAGACGCGGGAGATCGCTTCAAGAAGAAGCCTTGGGGCATTCAGGCGCTTGGGAACCATGGGGAACGGTGTGTCGGTGATCCGGCAAACCGGAAAGGAGAGAAATCCATGCAGAGATTGGCTTTTCGTGTCGGGGGTAAAAGCATGACGGATATGAATGCTGACCACACGATGGAAAGAAAGGTGATTTCCTACGGGAAGAATGCCTATTGCCACGAACTGGCAGAGATCTTGTTTAATAGAGGTTTTGGCAGTATCCCGATCGTTGATCATGAGCGGATCCTGATTGGGCTTGTGAGTGAATACGACATCTTGAATGCCTTGATGAAAGGGATGGATTTACGCGGGACGCTTGCGCAGGAGGTCATGACACAACCGGCAATATCGGTTCGAGAGGATACGCCGATTGCAGATGTGATCACCCTCCTTCAATCCCGACATCTCATTCGAGTCCCCGTTGTTGATCATGAAGGAAAGTTAAGCGGAATTATAGCACGTAGGGATATTCTCAAGTGCTATATCAAGTCAAGGTTTGGGCCGCTTCCCGGTTTCCGTCATAATGTTTGA
- the coaD gene encoding pantetheine-phosphate adenylyltransferase produces MAENEASKLAIYPGTFDPITNGHLDIAKRALHLFPNLVLAIAPNAGKKPLFSLVERLEMIRQATKGLGLHIESFNGLLVDYVAQKGASAIIRGIRAVSDFEFEFQMALMNRKLDSSIETVFLMPSEEYSYLTSTLIKEVASYGGNISSLVPKPVIEKLLEKYGSKAS; encoded by the coding sequence ATGGCAGAAAATGAAGCATCAAAATTAGCTATTTATCCCGGCACCTTTGATCCGATCACCAACGGACATCTAGATATTGCAAAGCGAGCCCTCCACCTTTTTCCAAACCTTGTCCTCGCCATTGCCCCTAATGCCGGGAAAAAACCCCTTTTCAGTCTTGTAGAACGGCTTGAGATGATCCGACAGGCCACCAAAGGACTCGGGCTGCACATCGAATCGTTTAACGGGCTCCTCGTCGATTACGTCGCCCAAAAGGGGGCCAGTGCTATTATCAGAGGGATTCGAGCCGTCTCCGACTTTGAATTTGAGTTTCAAATGGCCCTCATGAACCGGAAACTAGACTCCAGCATTGAAACGGTCTTCCTGATGCCGAGCGAAGAATACTCTTACCTGACCTCTACCTTGATCAAAGAGGTCGCCAGCTACGGTGGAAATATCTCCTCCCTTGTTCCCAAACCGGTTATAGAAAAATTACTGGAAAAATACGGGAGCAAGGCTTCATGA
- a CDS encoding universal stress protein: protein MPIRTLLVPTDFSELSNAAVDFAFLMCEEMRPSIIFLYIDEWPDHSDVEAPLHNEYGIYKKDEANALLNDLVQRAEDQGLRGSKVLVDGIPSAEIIRTAIERKADLIVIGTHGKTGLTHIMIGRQAGQVVRESPCPVVTVKSPKHEYPQI, encoded by the coding sequence ATGCCGATTCGAACGCTATTGGTCCCTACCGATTTTTCCGAGTTATCAAACGCGGCGGTCGACTTCGCATTTTTAATGTGCGAAGAGATGCGACCCAGTATAATCTTTCTATATATAGATGAATGGCCTGATCATTCGGACGTGGAGGCCCCCCTCCATAACGAGTATGGCATCTACAAAAAAGATGAGGCGAACGCGTTGTTAAATGACTTGGTTCAGAGGGCGGAAGATCAAGGTCTGAGGGGAAGCAAGGTCTTGGTCGACGGAATCCCGTCTGCCGAGATTATCCGAACGGCCATAGAACGAAAGGCTGACCTGATTGTGATCGGAACACATGGAAAAACCGGCCTCACGCATATCATGATTGGTCGTCAGGCCGGCCAGGTGGTCCGGGAATCCCCTTGCCCAGTCGTTACAGTGAAGAGTCCGAAGCACGAATATCCGCAGATCTGA
- a CDS encoding molybdenum cofactor guanylyltransferase — MRQEGTTGVVLAGGKGRRIGGEKAFVRLAGKTLIQRVIDILSGVFSEVVVVVDHLERFRDLPCPYLRDRLPGLGSIGGIETALRATSREAIFVVACDMPFVNPDIIRLMLNHSEGVDLVIPSLSDGLHPLHAVYAQTCLPAIDAQIKSGDFGPHSLTKSVRTVLFQKESFLGQDPLFRSVVNINTPADLESAHRILKEGQG; from the coding sequence ATGCGACAAGAGGGAACGACGGGCGTCGTGTTGGCCGGGGGGAAAGGACGCCGGATCGGGGGAGAGAAGGCCTTTGTTCGACTGGCAGGGAAGACCCTTATCCAGCGTGTTATCGATATCCTCTCCGGGGTTTTTTCCGAGGTGGTCGTCGTGGTCGATCACCTTGAGCGCTTTCGAGATCTTCCCTGCCCCTACCTGCGAGACCGACTTCCTGGCTTGGGATCGATCGGCGGAATTGAGACTGCCCTCCGGGCCACGTCGAGGGAGGCCATTTTTGTGGTGGCCTGCGACATGCCTTTTGTCAACCCCGACATCATTCGATTAATGCTCAATCACTCGGAGGGGGTTGACCTTGTGATTCCTTCCCTTTCAGATGGACTCCATCCTCTCCATGCCGTCTATGCACAAACCTGTCTACCGGCCATTGACGCACAAATCAAGTCGGGCGATTTTGGTCCGCATTCCCTCACGAAATCTGTCAGGACCGTCCTTTTTCAGAAAGAATCGTTTCTTGGACAAGATCCGCTTTTCCGCTCGGTGGTGAATATCAACACCCCCGCAGACCTTGAGTCGGCCCATCGTATTCTGAAAGAAGGACAAGGGTAA